Within the Amaranthus tricolor cultivar Red isolate AtriRed21 chromosome 15, ASM2621246v1, whole genome shotgun sequence genome, the region GGAAACCCAATTTAAGAGGATCGGAGTATAAGGTTCCAACAACAAGTTCAAAGGATGTTCACTAATAAAACCATATTGGTTGTATTAATTAGGAGTTAATACTCAAACttataaaataacataattttttctctttatccACTTAGAGGCCCTATTTTAAAGGCAATAAATCAGACTCTAATACCACTatgcacaataatatttacacactattttattttgaactaTGTTCATACAATAATAGTTATACCTGTGCAATTATATTAGATAAAAGTGCTAAAACTTTTTAGTCTTTAATTTGTGATATTTTTATTACTTCAATTTGAAAAATGCAACTAAAATGGCATACATGGAAGAGGGTTAGAGCAAGTTGCGCATACGCCATATATTGCCCTTTGGTGAAGTTCAATGTTCATAGTTCGTACTAAGCATCTAGCTAGAATTTATAAAGCATGGTCCCTAATTTTGTGagggaaaaaagaaaataaaacactTCACTTAGTTATATAGTCACATAAAAACAAAAGCCTGAAGAGATACAAAACCACAAAAGCATACAGATCGGCCATAAAACTAGGGGCAAAATAAGGATGGAAACATATCTTTTAATGATCATGATTCACGAATTCTTTCATATATAAAACTTCGTGCGCCTTTTCAAATTCTTATTAACAATTTGTGCAAGTTGAAGTCAACTCTTCACATTTTTTGGAGTTGAACTAACTAGCAGACGTAGTAGTATGACAAAGATTTAAAATGCTTGTACCGGCCGTGCGTTCCTTaaagttgtttttattataataaatgtttatgggaattaagaaaataaaattttctagagatgataaatttattattttgtcgaatgataaatttgatggagaaaaaatggagatcataaacattaaaaaaatattaaaataaagttagtagaaaaaaaTATGGAAACTATAactcttaaaaaaatattttaataaatttagtggaaaacatgtgagaatcataaacaaaataaaatagttaaaatgaagttagtggatgATATGTGAGGactataagcattattaaaatattcaaataataataaaaaagtaaatattaatatatttttgtttaaaataagagcttcatcaagtaaaatatttatatgatttattatattaattttatttgtctaatttagaatttgatatgttaaattaaattcaaaaaggCATGTTttcgataaataatttttaaacaatttcaataatgttttttttttggtttaaaaagtcatgtatttgataaatttgataatgataatatatatttggtcactttttgaatttatatttttatacattTCAAACTAACAAATTCATGCATAACAATAGTTTATATACtagttataaatatatatttttatcgtaaaTAGTTTATAGTTTATTGGACTTTTTGGTCAAACTCATATACTCTTGTATAAACTCCctatatttttaggaaaatttaattttaaaaatttcaccTTTTGCTCGTTGTCTTTTAAAATcctattttttgattattttttaaaaatacgaCCTTTATATTGTGTCTTCTTTTAAAGCACTATCTCATTAAGTTACTTGCAAAATTCAGCAGTAAACAAATTAAGAACCAAAAGGTcggatttttaaaagaaaacgcaGTATAAAGgtcagatttttaaaaaataatcgaaAGGTAAGATGTTTAAAAGACAACAAGCAAAAGGtgggatttttaaaattaaattttccatatttttatttgtttttctcatTCACTTTTTTCATGGATCCCAATGcaaacttaaaagtcaaataacttaaaaaattgttagtttttaaaattaaaaaacgttgatatattgagacgaatctattaagatctcacatgaatatgtttttttatatagatcGATAAGAAATAACACTTGTagtttaacactaaaattcttaaattatgtttgtgaaaaacatatgaaaataaaatgagtatttgACATCATTTATATGAAAAACCACATAAATACATTTCTATTGTCCAGTACGATAAAACTATGGTCCTACAATGTATATGTATTACAAGAAATTTATTGAAGAGTGTTTTGAATTCTCTTCTATATTGACCAGAAATGGACATAGCAAAAACCAACAAATTTGAATGGAAGATGAACCACAATAAAATTTGACCATTAAATCAGCGAGACATGGAGTCATTGTCGATCATCATTCATCGACGACAATGCGTCGCATTGGAGTTGCTTATCGCGATGTTTACATATGATATATACTACCTGGAGTACATAAGAATATACGCTATCAAGTATTTTGGCTTTTGAAAATGTGTATAAATATGAGTTTTTAGTCTTTTATAGATTTTCTAAGTactcatttaaaaaaatataatttttcgaAATATTGTATTTAgtggaaaaaaagaaaaattacctagaataatctaacttttttatattttttttaaagtaatttcatttattgattaaccataaataattctAACTTTGGTTGGTAATTTTTTAGAATAAATCCGGTAACCAAATGACTTATTATAGcatgttttatttaaaaaaataaattaaaataaaatgtcgaaaaaattgttaaaaaatttttgattttttttattattcaaaattttttatgtaaatattaaaaatctttcttaaatttacattaattttcagtttacttttttagtGAATTATCTACTATAGCAAATCATTAAGTTACCCAAATTTAGTATTGAAATCTATATTCTTATATTTTTGGGTCTTGATCAACCAATACAATTTATTTTggtcatttttgaggaatttacAATTCTGAGGAAAATAAAGTACGAATATCTAgtagtttaaaatttattattatttactattTCATTGCtttgaattaataataaaatgaaatgactgtcttttaaagaaaatatgaaTGTTTAGTAATAAATGAAGGTAGAGTAAATTGTGTAGATACaattaaaagagagttgaaatatataaataacattaaaagAATATGATGAgtcattttctaaaaataaaaaataatacataaaagATTAAATAgactaaaaaatagtaaataatgcTAAATGAGTGAGACAAAATATTTGTAAAGATGAAATAATTAAATGTGGTCTTAGATCACTACTCATAGTTAGAAATACCTTTGAATTGAATGAACCCAAGTATAAACAAACTGACTAGACATGATGATATACTTCATGTCCAAACTCTATGCTAAAATTTAAAGTAAAGCCAAATTGATAATCTTAGGCTCTTAGCTTGATTAAGTGCGACAGAGACGACTCAAGCAAGTTGTGTCTACTTCAGTGTTTATGGTCACTTTCACCCTCATTTCTATTATTGATGCATGCCATAAAAGGCTTtgatactttcaatacaattctCGATCCTCGTGGAGTTTTAACTTATATGTTTCTATTGAaggtaaatatttaaaaagaaaataaaaattaaactaaataactaatagtaagtaaatgagaatttaaaaaggaattaaataaaaaaaatttcatgatCACCGAACCAaacattttatagtttttgtaACAATAATTTATTATCTCAATGTTATTAAGTGATTCCCACCTACAGTAAGATCTAAACGAGTCAGATATATTCAATCTTACTCTTGGtaatgataaaactaataaatatattgttttcaattgactaTTAGTACCAAATATCATGTGCAACTAATAAGTCATTTTGCTTCTTGAGAGTTCAAacctaaatatttataattggaattaaattataaaatgtattgacattttatttttaagaaaatccaAACCTATCATTGAATCCCACTGATATATTacaataattagaaaaaaaaaaaaaaacttttgccATCCTCGTGTAACAAACCTccattgcatttggttgttccAATATGGTAGCACAAGATTCGACCACTTGTTGCCCTCCACTCCTTAGACCTTGATCCAATAACATAGGGTCATTGTCCCAACTAACACCTAGAAGTATACCAACCTAACTATGACTAAAAAGTAATGTCATGCTAACTAGCTTACTTGAAAGTAGTTAAGTGCATATAGTATTAGGTCGTGTTGAATTGACTTGTAAGTCCCTACTGTATTACTTGAAGTCCTTTCATAGTCAAGTGCATAATAGTTAAGTCTCATACTACTAGCTTACTTGATAATAGTTAAGTGCATACattattgataaaatatttacttataaaaaaaaaaagtccctACTATATTAGTTGAAGTTATTATGAGTAGAGGATGAAGAAAACAAATTGTATTAATCATCTTTTTCATTgctaatattaatttgttactCCTTATTTGTTATGATTatagtaaaaaacttttaaaatatttaagaataTTATGAGATTATACGATTCTAATAATTTGATAGTAAAAAGAATGTGCTGATAACTTTTTCATTGCTAATATTGATATATTACTCCGTAttgtttgttataattatagCACAAAATTTTAGCATATTTAAGTGGATTATGAAATAAGTTTTTACCGATTTGATCTTACTCTCTCGTCCATTTCAAGTATAATCGTGATTATGATAACCTTGATTTGTACCATATTAATTATAGCAATCAAAAGTACGACCTATCATTGGTTGTGattttataacataaattttgTGTAAATTAGGGTTGAATGTTGttgtttttcataaaaaatttaattggaTTACGACCATATCAAATTCTTCAGTTTTTATTTCTataacaaattctttattaattataacaattttttttttgattttttataacaattttctttttatttttttcttcagttcttcattttttaaaatttatttagttACTCTTGTAAGAGACCGTATCTTAAAgagaaaatttcaaaacaacaagcccatattttttattttcactttaatAAGTATTAATAgagctatttagcccatatatatCTAATGTGTATCTCGAAGAGACCGTCTGTATAATAATTGATGAAATTTAATTGCATTACGAGTTTACGACCGTGTCAAATTCATTATTAAAAGTGGCTGGTTTGTATTTGGAAACACAAAGTAGTTAGTAAAATGGGCCTTCGGCTCATTATTGGGCCAACAATAAGCCCAAAATAAAAACTATGATTTATATTGCTCAATACTATAAACTTTTGTATTCACGAATATCTCTTGTGATTTTAGAAAGTTGGATCTGGCAAGAAAATTGGAATACAGTTGAGAAGAAATCAATAATCGATCATTCATGGAGTCGGCGTCGATTGCAGTTACAGGAGGAGGAAACAACGGAATCATAAACAATAACAACGTCAATATCAACAATGAAGGATCAACTTCTGATGACGCAAAGCAAAATCTAAGTGACGTCACAAACTCCATTGAAAAAACTTTGGGGATTCTTCATCAACTTTACCTTAGTGTTTCTTCCTTTAATGTCGCTTCGCAAGCTCAACTTCTTCAACGCATGTAACTGTCTTCTcctcaaaccctaatttttgaaatcaacaattaggtttgttttcctttttaaaTTTAGGGTTTCTATGCAGAAATTCATTGGTGATGGAGCTTGATAATATGACGAAATTGTCTAATAAATGTAGTTTTCAAGTTCCAATGGAGGTTCTCAAGTTAgtttttttctctcttatttgttgaattatgatttttttttttcgttttgcTTCCCGTTCTGTTTTAGTTACTTACATATATACTTTTTTGCATTGTCAGTTTAATTGATGAGGGAAAAAATCCCGACGAATTTACCAGAGATGTTCTTAATAGTTGTATTGCGAAGAATCAAATTACCAAAGGCAAAGCTGATGCTTTTAAGGTAGGCCAATGCTTTATTTTCGTGGCAATGGTTTTTGAAATTTTGCAAATTCGTTATAGTCTGTTTGAGTTTAATTTGcgaaatttaatttaagtacGATAGAATTGTGGATGGAGAAACATTTGATCATTATTTAGTAACCCTTGCAAATCGATCTGCGATTTACTGATTGATGCCTTACGTTATGAATCATGTCAATTTCTGAGGCCGTGCCGCGTTAGTGAACTTTGTTGACCATATAAATTAGTTTAAGGAAAATCTTTTCATGCCGGTGCGCGGATGGAAGTTCAATGCGTTTGAGATGAAGAAAATTTGATTGGATAAATTGTAAAAACATGGCTAAATGCTTGGTGTAATAAGGATTTCAATCGAGGGTAATTATAGAATGTGTATGTTGATCGTGTTTGTGTTACTGGTTTTTGATGGAATCATGGGGAaacaagaaaattaatttttaagataATATGGttaaattaatgtaaattttgtCATGGAAATGCTTTTTAGAAACTTTTGTAGTAAACTATTCTAGAATTTGTTCTAATAATTTTCTGTGGAAAAGTTTATTTAGCGCTGAATTTGTTTCCAATTCTATTTAGTGATTAGTATTTAGGAGTAATTTTGGTTGTTTTCTTATTGCCATTTGGTTGCTTGCTCTAGACACCTTTAACCAAAACATAAGTTAAGGTAATATATCAAATATAGGAAAGCCTTGATCCCGAAATTGAATTGTTGAATTTATCAGGGTAACAAAAGTGTCAACGGCGAACAATAATTTTACTTGTTCTTTATCCTATGAGTTATTTCCATCTCCCTTTCTTTTGCAATTCTTGAATACCAAATCACAACGAATTGCTCTCTTGTGTTGCAAATGCTCAACTTGACTCTATCCTTCCTTCTTCCCCCAAGTTTGCAAATACCCTTAGCGTTGTAGAACGAGTCTCTACGGCACGCATCTCTTCCTCTTTAATATACATGATAGGACAAAAGTTAACTTAGGTAAGAAATTGATGCCATGGAAGTAAGAGATACTTGGATAACGAAGGAAACTTTGTTAATACTAGAAATTAGACttttttttggttgaaaatacaACATAAAGGTTTCATAAATTACGATGCCACTATAACACCTCCTGTTGCTCCTTGGTTTAGAGTTGTGTGGCATCTGGGAGCACTCAATAGCTTTTCACAATTGAGGTGCAAAAAAGCTGGATTTACCAATTATGATTCCCTTCATTGTAGTATAATCTAGATTTGATGTTTGACTTTTCAATTGTCACACTTCCAAGTTCCAATGCACTACTAGTCTTCTACCATCGAGATTTTTTGATTACATAATGGTGAAAATTTGTAAagattatataataaatagccTTTTGCAGTTAATCAAACAACATACTTCTCCTAAACATATGGTTTTTCTTCCCCCAATAATTTCTAGTTGCATTTTTTTCTGGGAAGTATACAAATAGTTGCTCTTGCACTATTTCCTTCTTTGCCATCAAATGATATGCAATATCGTCTTGGGGAACCATTTTGTATTTATAGTTCTCTCTACTACTAAAATATTCTTTTAATCTTAAAAGAAAACTCTTCAAAAGACACTCTTTATATCTTTTTACTGTGTTTTGAAGAGAAATGCCGTGATACAAAAGAAGGCAGTATGTATTAGTGAAATCGGTGTGATCAAAGTGGATCAATGAGTCTGTTTGACTGAAGTCAACCGTtgcatttttaaaaaagtagGTAGTTTTAGTACAGTGGAATACTGAGATTTTTTTCCTGGCAAGTCATATTCTGATATGAAGAACCACTTGTGTATACttcacttttctttttttttttccctccaTTTTCTTGTTGGATCACAAAAAAAAGATGCAAATATAGGAAATGATGGTGATGTTCTAGTCTGATACAAATAAATAGCTTTTGGTATTTTATTGGCCTAAAAGCAGGCAAATCAATTTCGCTGATATTGCAATTGCATCTACATTTTATTATTTCCCCCTTTGCGTGGTTGCCAAGTGATttgtttaattatgtaatttgatTATATGCTTTACAGAGTATGCGGAAGTACATGCTCGAGGAACTTGAGCAAGCTTTTCCTGCTGAAGTAGAGGCTTATAGGGATGAACGTGCTTCAGCTGCTGCTGTAAGTTTAAACATTTTTATCTatgtaaaatatttgttttcTGTTTGAAGCTAATACAATGTTCTACACATTTTTTTGCAATTCAAGCTTGTCTGTATTAGGATCTAACTTACAGGTTTGATGCAGGAAAGGAAAAGGATAGAGCAAGCCCAAAGTGCTCTGCCTAATGGAGATGtgaaggttaaaagtgagctGTAGTTTAACGTTTATGCAATCTGCAAGAAATCTGGTTTTGTTTCTTATTGTGAGAATTGGTGTAATCTTGA harbors:
- the LOC130800818 gene encoding mediator of RNA polymerase II transcription subunit 10b-like, which encodes MESASIAVTGGGNNGIINNNNVNINNEGSTSDDAKQNLSDVTNSIEKTLGILHQLYLSVSSFNVASQAQLLQRINSLVMELDNMTKLSNKCSFQVPMEVLNLIDEGKNPDEFTRDVLNSCIAKNQITKGKADAFKSMRKYMLEELEQAFPAEVEAYRDERASAAAERKRIEQAQSALPNGDVKVKSEL